Within the Miscanthus floridulus cultivar M001 chromosome 17, ASM1932011v1, whole genome shotgun sequence genome, the region gcttataaacttgtatgttgcatttttattgcgcatttcatatatttgcttgcatggcataagttttaaatttcaatatccatgcttatgtggtgtatgcttgttataggtttgaatgatgaaataaaaaacttgtatgcataggttaagtaactagacttatgttcattttatggaaactagacccttgcttctaatgttgatctcatggggtattctagtttttgtgtatgtctagttactaatggtgctaagcatggtatattggtgcacttcgattggtatcacgcttcaaaggtccatctcttataccttagcatcatttggtagatattgtctcctatatttcctatctaagcatatgtgcaagctacaatccaaactcttagcacatatgtaggaggagcaattgctaccatatgagattcatgaaacttgtccatatccttttacacatggtaaatatgcttgggcaagcaacatggattcaattaaattttaattcatatatttgtgtaagggttgtcatcaattactaaaaggaggagattgaaagctcttgtttggttttggtaaattgatgaaaccctaagtgctaacctagtttatcgaagtgattatgagataggtggcacattccaagtggtgaaacaaatgaagatcataacatgatgatggtgatgccatgatgatgatcacatgCTTAAACTTAGaatagaagaaagaaaaacaaaaagctcaaggcaaaggtgaaattgataggagcttttcggtttagtaatcgagacacttagagagtgtgatcacatttaggattgatagacgtactattaaaatgggtgaaactcgtatcgaaatacggttaccaaagtgccactagatgctctaactcatttgcatatgcatttaggatctagtggagtgctaacacccttaaaaacatttgtgaaaatatgctaacacatgtgcacaaggtgatacacttggtggttagcacatttgagcaagggttaagaagatagagttgaaaagaagttagtcgagcaggtcacagagtgaccggacgcgtccggtattaatgaccggactctggctcagtggagtgaccggacgctgacgagtTACTATTCAACATACGGTCAAGGTGATGTAGCCCGATACAGATTTGCAGagaagcgaccggacgtgtccggtcgtcggtATGAATCagctagttgggtttcagaactaaaactgatcggactctgggagcgtccggtccggtgtgaccggacgcgtccggtcgatccagagtggctctgggagctctctggactcgatcggacactgagtCTCTTGTGTCTGGTCCggtatgaccagacgcgtccggtccgcCCAGAGCggttctgggagctctctagacgaTGTTGCccgtcctacgtccggtcgcagTTGAGCGTGGGACTCGTGGTAGCAACGGCTACTTtatttgaatgggacacgtggcggtcaggcaACGACCGGacataggcgaccggacgcgtctggtgcacacgaccggtgtgtccggtcatccTGCAATCTGCCCAATAATTAAGTTAacgactctattgtttggggtgtctataaatattgtttggctggctctagctcaccatCTTGGTCATtcacattgacatagcaaccttgtgagcttagccaaagccctcccactcatctccatcgttgattaatcatctttgtgagattgtgagagaatcaagtgtattgcttaagtgattgtatctagaggcacttcgtattcgtgtttcgctgcgggattcacttgttgcttttggtggttgccaccacctagatggcttagtgcagcggaggaggattggcacgagttggtgattgttcgtggacATCTTCGATGATTGTGAGTGGACTTGTGCCTTCtccagcggagcgccaaaaggtaaccttagtggattactcgtgtcattgagttacctcacttgtgggtaggttattgcggtgtccaattgtgtggacgggGTTCGTGCAACACgtcttagccatcgaaccaccaagtgttgatcgacataacagggacgtagcgtgttggcaagcacgtgaacctcaagagaaaattggttgtctcttatcctttggtattctcccggtggtTGAGTTATTCATCTTGTGATCGGTTTACTCATCGGCCACGTTCTCCGTCATCTCGTGCAGCGCGCACCAGAAGCCATACCAGGATGTGGACATGACGTCGCAGAGGTCGCGCGCCAGCTTCAGCCGCCGCTCGGCGTCGTCAGGGCTCATCTTCGCCGCCGCTGTCGCCCTCTCCACCCACCCGTGTTCCTCGCGGCGGCCCAGCCAGCGCGACTGCTGCACGGCGCTCGGGTGGTGCGACAAGTTGGTCAGCCTAGCCGAGCGCACCGGCACCCAAGAGTACTTCTCGTCCTctgcggcgctgctgctgctgccgccggcgGCGGCTGGATCTCCTCCCTCCATGTAGTCGAAGTCGTCTCCAACAGATCGCGCGGAAAAAAGAAGAGCTTCTCGATCAATCGATTGATCGGATCTCGGGTCAATTGCACTCGATCCGCCTTTGCATACACGTACGCCGCCACCCGAACGTATCAGTGTCGGATCTCCTGCCTAGTAATTCTGGTCCGGACCGGGCCCAAGGGGCTCGGGGCGAACGAGCCTCCGTGACCCGTGACCGTGAGTCAGATCAGACCAACGCGATGCCACAATAAATCCGAGTTTTGAATCATGGTACATGGATTATTTCAAACAAGCTGAGCTAGTATCGGCACTTGATCTTACAGGGCAACCAACAACAAACATGCAACAACGAAGCCAACAAAAACCCACCCCACCGGCAGAAGACCCTCTACATAATCTGGACCCCAAAAGAGAAACATTTGTGTGCTTGTATTTTCGACACTGATGAATAATTTCTTTCCTCAAATCTGTAACCTACAGATACTACCTACAACAACACCCTCCCCCTTTACCGTTGCCGATCTCATTTGGGGGAAGAAAACAGGGTCGTGAGGAAGCTGAGGACCTTCAGCAGTGGTTGGGGTGGCTGCCTTGGCTTGCTATCCCGCCCTTCTCTAGGCTGCAACTGGTTCATTTACAGAATGAGAAACACCGGAATTAACctgttggagacagagcgtcgcTTGCAATTGTTCAGATTACGGGGCCAAGAAATGTGATAGCAACAAGAAATGAGGGCATCGATCAATGTATAATACCTTGGCTGCTTTGAAGAGCTCATCCAGGACCTCAGACAATGTGGGGTGTGCGTGAACAGCATACTTGATGTCCTGCACGGCACAAACAATTATGTACCGGTTCAAGATGAACTGCTAGCTATGTAGGAGTATATGACAGAATCCAAGCGACACTCACTTGCACACGAGTTCCTAGGGCGATGGCATTGGACGCCTCGTGGATGAGATCAGCAGCATGCAAACCCAAAATGTGAACCCCAAGAATTTCACCCGTGTCAGGTCGGTAAATCAACTGCAGTGAGGAGCACATATTGTCAAATTCTGTTAGTGCAAAATTGCAAAAGCACATGTGTAAATTCTGGAGAAAACATGAACTTGAAGTAGCAAACAGAATGACCTTAGCAATCCCATCTCCTTCATTTTCTGCCAAGGCTTTAGTGTTAGCCTTAAAGCTAGTCTTCACAACATTTACCTCAAATCCTTCTTTGTCTGCCTTCTCTCTGGCTTGTGGCTGAGAAAGTTTCAAAAACAGTACGTTAAGCAAAAAATAAGGCGTTGCCTATTTTATATCCTTTCATAAGTACAATATTAATTGCAGTCAAATGAGCAAAATACGGCCATTAAGAAAATGGTGTCCAAATATGCAGTCAATAAATTCATGAACATTGATTAGAAGGGAGTGCATGAAAAGGACAGGTGACAGGTCTAACAACTTCAACAAGAAGATAACTTACCTCTGTCAGTCCAACCATACTAATCTCTGGATGAGTGAAACATGCGGCTGGGATGCTTAAATGATTTAGGATGTGATCCTTTCCAGAGATTTGTTCAACAACTACATTTGAGTAGGAATTCAACATCAGACAAGTACACCAATAAGCTTGCTCCAAGAAACCACAAGAAAACAGAATTCTCAAGTACCTGAAATTCCTTGTGCACTGGCAGCATGGGCAAGCATGAGTTTGCCATTGGCATCTCCAATGCAATATAAATTGGGTAcctatatcatattatatgtgaaTTATGCAGAAATCTTGAGGAGACACTTGTTCTAAAGAAAGAAGTCGCGCAATAAAAGTTGCAACATACCACATTGCCATCTGCATCCATGACTCGCATCCGTTCATCAACAGGCACAAAACCACGTTGTGTAACGACATTGATCTGAAGAAAAGGAAAATAAGCTTCAGCATTCTTATATTTTAAAATGTAGCATAAGATCTGGTAGCTACTAGGTTCAATTTCTAGATACTCACGTTTTCCAAGCCAAGCCCTTTGGTGAATGGCGCCCTTCCTGTGGCGATAAGAGCTGCGTCAACCTACAAATTTCCAACCTCCCCAGTGAGCCATTATGGTTAACTTATAAAGAATCTAATGGTAAATTGGAAAGCTAGCAGAAATGCTTTATATGCACTCCAATGAGATTTACAGTGCACTTGGTCTTGCTCACCATATTGTTGCTTCTGATGGCTATTTGCATTTGCAAGTGGACTTACGActgaatatcttaaatttatatgGATTGACATTACTACATTCATGACAAACAATTTCATAATATATAAATGTGTTCTATATAGAATAATATATGTTCTATAGATGTTAGTCAAAGTGTCACCTTGAAGATTGTGTCAATGTCCTAAGAGACATACATTTCTGTTTGAATGAAGTAGAATCAAGACATATTATTGATATAAAACATTTCTACTACCTGATTTTGATTACAATGCTTGTAACAAGTAACTGTTACAGCATTCTGTGCTCAACCAACTATACATATGGCAGGTATAGGACCAATATGAAGCATTCACTAAGTAAAGTCATGCAGCTCTAGACAACGAGATAATAAAAGATTATGCGTGTTGCACTCGCACCGTTATACCATAACAAAGAGATGACTGGCAAAAGTAATCCACAAGAACAAAAGCAAGTTGCCAAAGATTGAAAGATATCAGAAATGTCACCTCAAGGGTTTCTTTGTGCTCCTTTGTCTTTGCATCAATAAGCTCGATGAGCACAGGTTTTCCGTCTTTTGCTGGAGTAATCTAGTGAAAAGTCCATAGACCATTCAACATACACATTATTCAACCATGTCAAAAAAAAAAGTCTGGAATACTTTGAGAAAGCTAGACCAAAGGTGAACCTTGCTTGCAAAAACACCAGTGTGATAGTCAATTTTCCGAGGATTGATAAGAACTCTCTGGGCTAATTTTGCAATTTCAGGATCAAATCCAGGCATCAGCTGGTCAAGAGCTTCAATGAAAGTAACCTGCCCAATTTTGAATTGAGTAAATTCAAGTGACAATTAACTCACAACAACCATGTTCAACAGGCAACTGCAGATGATGTGTAAGGAGCATTCTAGAACTAGAATCCATCCAGCTTATCTGAATTATTTAGCATTTACTTAAGTTTAAAATgctaactccgcctatggtggggcgcctttggtgtcccagcatagcaggtcccaagccctggtaaaggaggagggttgtgttaggcgtggcaagccaatgtaaaaacttagccacttaaatggagatgaaacccgaaagaaaatcgttggggcgtaaccctcttagcgacgcgccatatcggaacccgggtatgatgttaaatgggcaagggccgggtcgtcacccccgtgacgcgccgtgtcgtgatctgggcatggtgtcaagtaaccaaggatcgggtcgtcgcttccttagtggcgcgctacatcggcgcccgggtgtagtgaaaaatgagcaagggtcttcgcatcagagtcgacgggtacgaagggtaaggaagctagtcgaaccaactaggatccgtttaggtagttggaatgtagggtcacttacaggtaagttaagagaattagttgataccgcgactaggaggcgtgtaaatatattatgcgttcaagagactaaatggaagggtcagaaggcgaaggaggtggacaatacaggtttcaagctttggtatacagggacagtcgcgaatagaaatggagtaggagttttgattgataagagcctcaagaatggtgtggtgggagtgagaaggcaaggagataagattatcttagtcaagcttgtcgttggtgatatggtcttgaacgtaattagtgcgtatgccccccaagtaggcctcgacgagagtgctaagagacagttctgggaagatttagatggcctggttagagctatacctagtagtgagaagctttttataggagatcttaatgggcatgtaggtactacaagcgcaggtttcgagacagttcatggaggttttgggtatggtagtaggaatcaggagggggaggaagctctagacttcgcggtagcttttgacctgatgatagccaacacttcctttagaaagagagaatctcatctagtgaccttcagtagcggacaacactgtagtcagattgactttgtcctcgcaagaagaaatgacaaacgagcatgcttggattgcaaggtgataccaagggagtgtgttgtttctcaacataagcttttgatggcagattttcgttttcagatgcgtgcccgtagggataaacaagctaagattgaaagaacaaagtggtggaaactgaaaggggagacgtcagaggtatttagggaaagggttgtcaaagggggctcttggaaggaagaagacgacataaacaatatgtgggacaagatggcaaccaacattcggaaggtagcctcagaggtgtgtggagtaaccaaaggaaggggacgtgaggctaaagatacttggtggtggaacgaggaagtccaaagggctattaaggagaagaaagaatgctatagacgcttgtaccatgacaggagtgtggacaa harbors:
- the LOC136516838 gene encoding dihydrolipoyl dehydrogenase 2, chloroplastic-like isoform X2, which translates into the protein MQSTAAVSVSASATASRGGARSEAARRPGGVRVCGLRGEALACPSLRISQSPARLAVARAAATNGAVAGSGGGFDYDLVIIGAGVGGHGAALHAVEEGLKTAIIEGDVVGGTCVNRGCVPSKALLVVSGRMRELHDEHHMKSMGLQVSSPGYDRQGVADHANNLALKIRSNLTNSMKALGVDILTGVGTIVGKQKVRYGKAGSQDKEITARNIIIATGSVPFVPKGIEIDGKTVFTSDHALKLESVPDWIAIVGSGYIGLEFSDVYTALGSEVTFIEALDQLMPGFDPEIAKLAQRVLINPRKIDYHTGVFASKITPAKDGKPVLIELIDAKTKEHKETLEVDAALIATGRAPFTKGLGLENINVVTQRGFVPVDERMRVMDADGNVVPNLYCIGDANGKLMLAHAASAQGISVVEQISGKDHILNHLSIPAACFTHPEISMVGLTEPQAREKADKEGFEVNVVKTSFKANTKALAENEGDGIAKLIYRPDTGEILGVHILGLHAADLIHEASNAIALGTRVQDIKYAVHAHPTLSEVLDELFKAAKLQPREGRDSKPRQPPQPLLKVLSFLTTLFSSPK
- the LOC136516838 gene encoding dihydrolipoyl dehydrogenase 2, chloroplastic-like isoform X1, whose translation is MQSTAAVSVSASATASRGGARSEAARRPGGVRVCGLRGEALACPSLRISQSPARLAVARAAATNGAVAGSGGGFDYDLVIIGAGVGGHGAALHAVEEGLKTAIIEGDVVGGTCVNRGCVPSKALLVVSGRMRELHDEHHMKSMGLQVSSPGYDRQGVADHANNLALKIRSNLTNSMKALGVDILTGVGTIVGKQKVRYGKAGSQDKEITARNIIIATGSVPFVPKGIEIDGKTVFTSDHALKLESVPDWIAIVGSGYIGLEFSDVYTALGSEGLGPAMLGHQRRPTIGGVTFIEALDQLMPGFDPEIAKLAQRVLINPRKIDYHTGVFASKITPAKDGKPVLIELIDAKTKEHKETLEVDAALIATGRAPFTKGLGLENINVVTQRGFVPVDERMRVMDADGNVVPNLYCIGDANGKLMLAHAASAQGISVVEQISGKDHILNHLSIPAACFTHPEISMVGLTEPQAREKADKEGFEVNVVKTSFKANTKALAENEGDGIAKLIYRPDTGEILGVHILGLHAADLIHEASNAIALGTRVQDIKYAVHAHPTLSEVLDELFKAAKLQPREGRDSKPRQPPQPLLKVLSFLTTLFSSPK
- the LOC136516838 gene encoding dihydrolipoyl dehydrogenase 1, chloroplastic-like isoform X4: MQSTAAVSVSASATASRGGARSEAARRPGGVRVCGLRGEALACPSLRISQSPARLAVARAAATNGAVAGSGGGFDYDLVIIGAGVGGHGAALHAVEEGLKTAIIEGDVVGGTCVNRGCVPSKALLVVSGRMRELHDEHHMKSMGLQVSSPGYDRQGVADHANNLALKIRSNLTNSMKALGVDILTGVGTIVGKQKVRYGKAGSQDKEITARNIIIATGSVPFVPKGIEIDGKTVFTSDHALKLESVPDWIAIVGSGYIGLEFSDVYTALGSEVTFIEALDQLMPGFDPEIAKLAQRVLINPRKIDYHTGVFASKITPAKDGKPVLIELIDAKTKEHKETLEVDAALIATGRAPFTKGLGLENINVVTQRGFVPVDERMRVMDADGNVVPNLYCIGDANGKLMLAHAASAQGISVVEQISGKDHILNHLSIPAACFTHPEISMVGLTEPQAREKADKEGFEVNVVKTSFKANTKALAENEGDGIAKLIYRPDTGEILGVHILGLHAADLIHEASNAIALGTRVQDIKYAVHAHPTLSEVLDELFKAAKVNSGVSHSVNEPVAA
- the LOC136516838 gene encoding dihydrolipoyl dehydrogenase 2, chloroplastic-like isoform X3 translates to MQSTAAVSVSASATASRGGARSEAARRPGGVRVCGLRGEALACPSLRISQSPARLAVARAAATNGAVAGSGGGFDYDLVIIGAGVGGHGAALHAVEEGLKTAIIEGDVVGGTCVNRGCVPSKALLVVSGRMRELHDEHHMKSMGLQVSSPGYDRQGVADHANNLALKIRSNLTNSMKALGVDILTGVGTIVGKQKVRYGKAGSQDKEITARNIIIATGSVPFVPKGIEIDGKTVFTSDHALKLESVPDWIAIVGSGYIGLEFSDVYTALGSEGLGPAMLGHQRRPTIGGVTFIEALDQLMPGFDPEIAKLAQRVLINPRKIDYHTGVFASKITPAKDGKPVLIELIDAKTKEHKETLEVDAALIATGRAPFTKGLGLENINVVTQRGFVPVDERMRVMDADGNVVPNLYCIGDANGKLMLAHAASAQGISVVEQISGKDHILNHLSIPAACFTHPEISMVGLTEPQAREKADKEGFEVNVVKTSFKANTKALAENEGDGIAKLIYRPDTGEILGVHILGLHAADLIHEASNAIALGTRVQDIKYAVHAHPTLSEVLDELFKAAKVNSGVSHSVNEPVAA